In Suncus etruscus isolate mSunEtr1 chromosome 2, mSunEtr1.pri.cur, whole genome shotgun sequence, the genomic stretch gactaattttttgtttattttttatttatgagcaATAATATTGCCAGCAATACTCAGTTACCTCTTGGCtccatactcagggatcacttctggcagtgttcaggggtacaTTTGTGGTGCAAGTACCTTACATACACTTCAGTCTCTTCAAACTCCAGCACTATTTCTTATAAACCAGTTAGACTCTTATAGAGACAAAGAGAACCTAATGCTACTTATAtcaagcatttttttgttttattgctcaGAAATTAATGTTAAAATGTAAAAGTTTTCTAAGTTTAGATTGTTGCTACATAGAAATAACCATTTcctagaatttaaaatttgaccATTTTTATTGATCCAGTATGTTCTCATgtgtatcccatatgtttccccaagcatcaccaggagtaatctcttgcgtgcaaagccaggagtagctcctgaccatcaccaggtatggtccccaaacaagcaaacaaaaagtttaattttagaaattccattaaaataatgccatattttatcatatttatatgaTAATGATATCAGTAACTGTACTTTTTGTTTACTTCTTTAGGCTGTAATCATTCTGAGagatttttaacttttggggTTAAAAactttttgtcttcattttttatgggtgtgtgtttgggccaccccCAACAGTTCTTACCTTGGTACTCAGGGTCTGCCATATGTCAGGCAAGGACCACAACCCCTATCCAGTCTCTATACTCCTTTAAGGCAATTTTTGAACTCTAAAGAGCAAATTTAGATAATACGTATAAGCTGATATTAATCATCTTTAAAATGTGAGATTTTGTGACTTAAAGATTATtgattttcttcatctttcactcagaatgttttcctctttttcctcccctcacCCAGTTAAAACACTGTTAAATGTGAAATTAAGCGAGACAGAGAATGGCAAGCACATCTCTATCTTGGACCTTCCTGGAGACATTCTTATCATCCCTCAAGCCACCCTGGGGGGAAGAGTGAAAGGAAGAAGTATGCAGTATCACGCTAACTGTGGAAAAGAAGAAGGGTTAGAACTCTATTCCCAGTTTGTGACTCTGTGTGAGAAAGAGGTCGCTGCTAACAGCAAGTGTGTTGAAGCAGGGGTTGTGGTAGAACATGGTACTTATGGGAACAGGCAAGTGTTAAAACTGGATACCAATGGACCATACACACACTTAAttgagttttaaaaatgaaaaagtttctTTGGAGAAATGAAAGTTGGGATTGAAGAACTAGCTCAACAGTTCTGAACATATGCTTGGTATGCAGGAAGCCCACGTTGATCCCCAACAATCCTTCGAGTTCCATGAACAGTTCAGGAAATGGTcacctccccaccacacccacacacaccccagcacagaactgggagtgagtgccaccccctcaaaaaaaaaggctttttaaAGTTCCTGTGTTTAATTTCTGGTATAGAGTTATCAAATAATCAGATTTTCTTACCCTGCTTCTTTCATCTACAAATCTGctatattttcagataaaaatcCTGAGTCATATCCATTACTGTGCAATCATTGTTATATAATAGTCTTGTAGAGTCACTAAAACTGGTTCTCAATCACCTTTCATCCTACTTGTGCCTATATTCCActgaaattttttatgttttgtttggggatcacagacagtgatgttcaggggctgtCCCCCTTCACCAGCtcattgctcagggaccatgcaataccattgctccagcccaggcCTCCCCCATTCAAAGCAAGCATACATTGTCTCATTTCTCCATTCCCCAGCCATACAAGATCTGAAAATCCTTTCCAGTCACTTTCTGCTCACTGTGAATGTGTTCTCAGAAAAACTAAGTATTTCAGTGAAGAactgtagaaaaataaatatattaagccTCAGATACTAATAAAAGTACCTTTAGAGTAAAGAAGGGCAAGGGCTGGGACTGAGACTGAGACTCAGTAGTAGAGGTCTTGCTGTACATGTGTGAAGTCCTGGGCTAGATCTTAAATACTAGGGAATTGTAAGTAAATAGAATTTCACACAGACCAAGATAGTTTTTTGTCAATGTATTTTACAGTTTGAACTTCCCAcagtttttaaagtattatttacgATGCCTCTTAATATTGAGAATAGAGTATAGAAATGTTAGatgtattatatattactttTGAAGGACTTTAAGTGTCTCAATTTATTGTAAGAAGAAGGTTTCTATATGgggattaaaatttttatcaatttaataTTCTAGTCTTTAATATTTTGTCATTGCTCTACAAACATCCTTCGTTTTCTGAAAGTTCACTGCTTTACAAAATTAGTGTTAATttatgtgttattttgttttattttttaaggaagttgaATTAAATTGTAcatggaagaaaagaggaagatttTTACTGGAATTGTTTAAAGCATATGTTGATGGATTCACTTCCTCATTATTTCATGATGGGGATTCAATGTCATTTTCTTGTCTCTTAGTGAATGTTGTGAACTGAATCTTTGTGTGCTCTCCAAATTTGTATTATAGGTCTTAACCCCCAATGTAATGATGATGTTTGGAGAGGAGATTCTTGGGAAGAGCTAAGGTGGTTAGATAAGGTGACATGAGCAGGGCCATAGGGAAGAAATGACCACATAAGAAGAGACAGCAGACAACTAGCCCTCTCTGGC encodes the following:
- the DTD2 gene encoding D-aminoacyl-tRNA deacylase 2; the protein is MAENGPNPQARALLQQCLHARLQVRPAEENTAAHWVEIQRGLVIYVCFFKGADKELLSKMVKTLLNVKLSETENGKHISILDLPGDILIIPQATLGGRVKGRSMQYHANCGKEEGLELYSQFVTLCEKEVAANSKCVEAGVVVEHGTYGNRQVLKLDTNGPYTHLIEF